A window of Prolixibacter sp. SD074 contains these coding sequences:
- a CDS encoding sensor histidine kinase, whose translation MKIALLLSMLFQVVATILAISLIRRTRFNISWILISCAFILMALRRLFEFSEFFWESKLFLKEEINGWIGVLISVSVFVGVIFIKKIFNLQDEIEKLRKENEKKILSAIINTEEKSRQTFARELHDGMGPLLSSIKMTLSAVNKENLTPINRKIIETAHNAASDSIVTLKEIANNMSPHLLTNYGLKQALDTLAAQLFSQKNIGYEFDFQFDEKRLSDEMNINFYRIISELMNNSFIHANPQKVYVEIKEEETYIHIRYLDDGKGFEYEPINEKYSDKGMGMNNIFSRTKSLNGHYSIVTAPENGFLIEFFFPLNKTKQ comes from the coding sequence TTGAAAATCGCTTTGCTTCTCTCAATGCTTTTTCAAGTTGTTGCTACAATTCTCGCAATCAGCCTAATACGTCGAACAAGATTTAATATATCATGGATATTAATTTCCTGCGCTTTTATTTTAATGGCTTTACGGAGATTATTTGAGTTTTCAGAATTTTTCTGGGAATCGAAATTATTTCTTAAAGAAGAAATAAATGGCTGGATTGGAGTTTTGATTTCGGTGTCTGTTTTTGTAGGGGTGATTTTTATAAAAAAGATTTTTAATCTGCAGGATGAGATTGAGAAGTTAAGAAAAGAAAATGAAAAAAAAATCTTGTCTGCCATTATTAACACAGAGGAAAAGTCAAGGCAAACATTTGCCCGGGAATTACACGACGGAATGGGGCCGTTGTTATCGTCGATAAAGATGACACTGAGCGCTGTGAATAAAGAAAACCTGACCCCAATAAACCGTAAAATTATTGAAACCGCACACAATGCTGCAAGCGATTCAATTGTTACGCTAAAAGAGATTGCCAATAACATGAGCCCGCACCTGTTAACAAACTATGGCCTAAAACAAGCCCTTGACACATTGGCGGCTCAACTTTTTTCTCAAAAAAACATTGGGTATGAATTTGATTTTCAATTCGATGAAAAACGGCTATCAGATGAAATGAACATCAATTTCTACCGGATTATTTCTGAATTGATGAACAACAGTTTTATTCATGCTAATCCACAAAAAGTATATGTGGAGATAAAAGAAGAAGAAACATATATTCATATCCGCTATCTGGATGACGGGAAAGGCTTTGAATATGAACCGATAAACGAAAAGTACAGCGACAAGGGAATGGGGATGAATAATATTTTTTCCCGGACCAAATCACTAAACGGACATTATTCAATTGTAACAGCACCGGAGAATGGTTTTTTAATCGAATTCTTTTTCCCGTTAAACAAAACAAAACAATGA
- a CDS encoding mevalonate kinase translates to MKRFPAKILLFGEYSIITGSKGLALPFELYGGNLAFPGGKMSLVEKKTARISNQHLTELAGFLENKGAATAFLNLASFRDDLATGLYFQSNIPNQYGVGSSGALTAALYHRYGRNLGQALPEIKAHMAVIESYYHGTSSGLDPLVSFVQRPLWIEGLEEISVEAGWPERFFDEYAVFLIDSGLPGGTGDLVNWFMEQHQRPAFREVFENELAQSIEVLVNNLLLEQIDKVHPVLKRISGFQLNHFRPMIPMGFRKHFRYGLETGDFTLKLCGSGGGGYMLGFTQNRVATEKYFREREINCLFVEMIPESVDENSLRP, encoded by the coding sequence ATGAAACGTTTCCCCGCGAAAATATTATTATTCGGCGAGTACAGTATTATTACAGGCTCGAAAGGCCTGGCGCTTCCGTTTGAGTTATACGGGGGCAACCTGGCTTTTCCCGGCGGGAAGATGAGCCTGGTGGAAAAGAAGACGGCCCGAATTTCCAATCAGCATTTAACGGAACTGGCCGGTTTCCTGGAGAACAAAGGAGCGGCAACTGCTTTTTTAAATTTGGCCTCCTTTCGGGATGATTTGGCTACCGGACTGTATTTTCAGTCCAATATTCCCAATCAATATGGAGTGGGCAGTTCCGGCGCTCTCACGGCTGCTTTGTATCACCGCTATGGACGGAATCTTGGTCAGGCCTTGCCGGAAATTAAGGCGCATATGGCCGTCATCGAGTCATATTATCACGGAACCAGCTCGGGATTGGATCCGCTGGTATCGTTTGTACAAAGGCCGCTCTGGATCGAAGGCCTGGAAGAGATTAGCGTCGAAGCCGGGTGGCCGGAGCGTTTTTTCGATGAATATGCGGTGTTCCTAATCGACAGCGGACTGCCAGGCGGAACGGGCGACCTGGTCAATTGGTTTATGGAGCAGCATCAACGCCCTGCTTTCCGCGAAGTTTTCGAAAATGAATTAGCCCAAAGTATTGAAGTGCTCGTTAATAATTTGTTGTTGGAACAAATCGACAAAGTCCATCCGGTTTTGAAGCGTATTTCCGGTTTTCAGCTGAACCATTTTCGTCCGATGATACCGATGGGCTTCCGGAAACATTTCCGTTATGGCCTGGAAACAGGTGATTTTACATTAAAGCTTTGTGGCTCGGGAGGCGGTGGTTATATGCTCGGTTTTACCCAAAATCGCGTGGCAACCGAAAAATATTTCCGCGAACGCGAAATCAATTGCCTGTTTGTGGAAATGATTCCCGAAAGTGTCGACGAAAACAGCTTGCGCCCCTAA
- a CDS encoding phosphate ABC transporter ATP-binding protein, with the protein MKQLAFTHQPSLSSESVTLQNEIEMAEEIKDTPIIEIKDLNVKTREGKILKNINLEIPKNKIIVLLGPSGCGKTTLLKSLNRLTDLHKELEVSGKILIDGQDIMKAGQNLAAMRQKMGLLSQRPFPLPASIYKNVAYGLKLKGIRSKRLIAHSVETNLKRVGLWNEVKDRLKSPATSLSNGQQQRLCLARGLAVKPAIILADEPTSALDPISTKIIENLFKDLKQHYTIILVTHVLRQALRLADHVVFMYYGEIIEQGHPDEILKNPKTAVLKKYLVDGN; encoded by the coding sequence ATGAAACAACTGGCGTTTACACATCAACCAAGTCTTTCATCAGAAAGCGTTACCCTGCAAAACGAAATAGAAATGGCAGAAGAAATTAAAGATACCCCCATCATCGAAATAAAGGATTTAAACGTGAAAACCAGGGAAGGGAAAATTTTAAAAAACATCAACCTTGAAATCCCCAAGAACAAAATTATTGTCCTGCTGGGGCCATCAGGTTGCGGGAAAACCACGTTGCTGAAAAGCTTAAACCGGCTGACCGACCTGCACAAAGAACTGGAAGTTTCGGGTAAGATTCTTATTGACGGGCAGGATATTATGAAGGCGGGCCAAAATCTTGCAGCCATGCGGCAAAAAATGGGTTTGCTTTCGCAAAGGCCGTTCCCGTTACCTGCTTCCATTTATAAAAATGTGGCTTACGGGTTAAAGCTAAAAGGAATACGCTCTAAAAGATTAATTGCACATAGTGTGGAAACAAACCTGAAAAGGGTAGGTTTATGGAATGAGGTAAAAGACCGGTTGAAAAGCCCCGCCACCAGCCTTTCCAATGGCCAGCAACAGCGGCTCTGCCTGGCCCGGGGCCTGGCAGTTAAACCGGCAATTATTTTAGCCGATGAGCCAACATCAGCCCTCGACCCGATTTCGACAAAAATCATTGAAAACTTATTTAAGGATTTAAAACAACATTATACCATTATCCTGGTAACACACGTGCTTAGGCAGGCATTACGCCTTGCCGACCATGTGGTATTTATGTATTATGGGGAAATTATTGAACAAGGCCATCCTGATGAAATTTTGAAAAACCCTAAAACGGCAGTTCTTAAAAAGTATCTGGTAGATGGGAACTGA
- a CDS encoding sialate O-acetylesterase, whose product MVGYFFGRKLNTRLHKPVGLIGSYWGGSCVQAWTPKEAYKGNSQLRHEAEDLPAVSWSPVAPSVIYNTMIHPILNYKIAGTIWYQGEQNTDRPQYYGGLFRAMITSWRKAFNNDFPFYFVQIAPWSGYGGLSGAIVREQQASALSLPKTGMVTVGDLVDDVTNIHPKSKEPVGDRLANLALKEVYGFSQLQPYQPQFASMAIKGNKAIITVKSVGKLTVKGKTIESFQVAGNDQRFYPAQAKLKKGGTVEVFSKKVKHPVAVRYCFTNGGMPNLFDTNGLPLVPFRTDNWKVK is encoded by the coding sequence CTGGTTGGGTATTTCTTCGGGCGAAAGCTGAATACCCGGTTGCATAAACCAGTAGGACTCATTGGTTCGTACTGGGGCGGCTCCTGCGTGCAGGCCTGGACACCGAAAGAGGCCTATAAAGGGAACAGCCAGCTCCGGCACGAAGCCGAAGACCTTCCGGCAGTCAGCTGGTCGCCGGTAGCGCCTTCGGTCATCTATAATACCATGATTCACCCGATACTCAATTACAAAATTGCCGGGACCATCTGGTACCAGGGCGAGCAAAATACCGATAGGCCACAGTACTACGGCGGCCTGTTCAGGGCGATGATCACCAGCTGGCGGAAAGCCTTTAACAACGATTTCCCGTTCTATTTCGTGCAAATTGCTCCGTGGAGCGGTTACGGCGGTTTGAGCGGGGCCATTGTCCGCGAGCAACAGGCGTCGGCACTGAGTTTGCCCAAAACGGGCATGGTCACTGTTGGTGACTTGGTGGATGATGTGACAAACATCCATCCCAAATCAAAAGAACCGGTTGGCGACCGACTGGCCAACTTAGCATTAAAAGAAGTATATGGATTCAGTCAACTGCAACCCTATCAGCCGCAGTTTGCGTCAATGGCCATCAAAGGCAACAAGGCTATCATTACCGTCAAATCGGTTGGAAAACTAACCGTGAAGGGGAAAACCATCGAGAGCTTCCAGGTTGCCGGAAACGACCAGCGCTTCTACCCGGCCCAGGCCAAACTGAAGAAAGGCGGAACGGTTGAAGTGTTTTCGAAGAAAGTGAAACACCCCGTGGCGGTTCGCTACTGTTTCACCAACGGCGGCATGCCCAATTTATTCGATACCAACGGCCTTCCACTGGTTCCCTTCCGGACCGATAATTGGAAAGTAAAATAA
- a CDS encoding DUF6261 family protein: MIEIALSRLKNNALFTLCKRIYELILSVKTEEMGIDFYFGRFEEAYAGYKAAMEKSVLSADEIAEKDSFRDQMWSALRIHVKNYLRHPSLGAKAATILDEINKNGKRVAQQSYEAESAIIQNLSETLESGYGGDLAAMHADEWLTLLKDANTDFETTLRAFNAQKSDADEVDAATSVRPGLEEALRKLLMFMPMQAEVTGNNGLNELVKQLEVEVSRF, encoded by the coding sequence ATGATTGAAATTGCACTATCCAGGTTGAAAAACAACGCCCTGTTTACCTTGTGTAAGCGGATTTACGAATTGATTTTATCGGTGAAAACCGAGGAAATGGGCATCGACTTTTACTTTGGCCGCTTTGAGGAAGCGTACGCCGGGTACAAAGCGGCTATGGAAAAGTCGGTGCTGAGCGCCGACGAGATTGCGGAAAAAGACAGCTTCCGCGACCAGATGTGGTCGGCCCTGCGTATTCACGTGAAGAATTACCTGCGGCACCCGTCGCTGGGGGCAAAGGCGGCGACCATTCTCGACGAGATTAATAAGAATGGCAAAAGGGTTGCTCAGCAGAGCTACGAAGCCGAGTCGGCTATTATCCAGAACCTGTCCGAGACCCTCGAATCGGGGTATGGCGGCGATTTGGCCGCTATGCACGCCGATGAGTGGCTGACGTTGCTGAAGGATGCCAACACCGATTTCGAAACCACGTTGCGGGCTTTTAACGCGCAAAAATCGGACGCCGATGAAGTGGATGCTGCCACATCGGTCCGTCCCGGGCTGGAGGAAGCCCTGCGCAAACTGCTGATGTTTATGCCTATGCAGGCCGAAGTAACCGGGAACAACGGTTTGAACGAACTGGTGAAACAACTGGAAGTAGAAGTTAGCCGGTTTTAA
- a CDS encoding PstA family ABC transporter permease, producing MNRWKLIEEWIFKIISFVAAYSVVLILLYLLIVVFNKGIGALSWEIVFSMPAGGYYFGGGGGILNAIVGSFYVSIGATVLAIIIGLPAALFINVQLIRLKRTQNTIRFLLDALWGIPSIVYGAFGFAVMLFFGLNASLLAGIITVALLITPILVRAFDEVLKTIPVELQEASYSLGSTRTETALKVLFKQGFAGFITALLLAFGRGIGDAASVLFTAGFTDNIPVTFDEPVATLPLSIFFQLSSPIEEVRQRAYAAAVVLTVIILIISVSARFLSKRYSKNIIK from the coding sequence ATGAACCGCTGGAAACTAATAGAGGAATGGATATTTAAAATTATTTCTTTCGTTGCTGCCTATTCTGTGGTGCTAATACTGTTATACTTATTGATTGTTGTTTTCAATAAAGGAATTGGCGCGTTATCATGGGAAATTGTGTTTTCCATGCCTGCGGGTGGTTACTATTTTGGTGGCGGCGGCGGAATCTTAAACGCTATCGTTGGTTCTTTTTACGTTTCAATCGGGGCAACCGTTCTGGCGATAATTATTGGACTGCCGGCGGCATTGTTTATAAATGTTCAGCTTATCAGGTTAAAACGGACTCAGAACACAATTCGCTTTTTGCTTGATGCACTTTGGGGAATTCCTTCAATTGTGTATGGGGCATTTGGTTTTGCAGTAATGCTTTTTTTCGGACTAAATGCGTCACTTTTAGCCGGAATAATAACCGTGGCATTATTGATAACGCCAATTTTGGTCCGCGCTTTCGATGAAGTTTTAAAAACTATTCCGGTGGAACTCCAGGAAGCTTCTTATTCGCTCGGGTCAACACGGACAGAGACTGCATTAAAGGTGTTGTTCAAACAAGGTTTTGCAGGTTTCATAACAGCCCTTTTACTTGCCTTTGGACGTGGGATTGGCGATGCTGCATCGGTGCTTTTTACAGCGGGTTTTACCGATAATATCCCGGTAACATTTGACGAACCTGTTGCGACTTTGCCCCTGTCTATATTTTTTCAATTAAGTTCTCCCATCGAAGAAGTTCGGCAACGTGCTTATGCAGCTGCAGTTGTACTAACCGTAATTATTTTAATCATCAGTGTTTCTGCACGCTTCCTTTCTAAAAGATATTCAAAAAACATTATCAAATGA
- a CDS encoding response regulator transcription factor → MNKVDIYIVDDHGLFRQGLKLLLSNLNFIGKIVEANNGEEFITGLKNNPVDVALIDIEMPVMNGIEAAKRAREIQPSIKILALSMYSDKNYYLSMIDAGACGFLLKNSNFDEVEKAITDVCNDKSYISIEILNEILKYPDKASFNVLDSELTERETEVLLLICKGLTNSEIADRLALSKRTVDKHRENLLLKTQSKNTANLVIYAIKNGLLQI, encoded by the coding sequence ATGAATAAAGTTGATATTTATATTGTGGACGACCACGGCCTGTTTAGGCAAGGATTGAAACTGTTGCTTTCCAACCTTAATTTTATTGGAAAAATAGTTGAAGCAAATAATGGAGAGGAGTTTATAACAGGTTTGAAAAACAATCCGGTTGATGTGGCTTTAATTGACATTGAAATGCCGGTTATGAACGGAATTGAGGCAGCCAAACGGGCCAGGGAAATTCAACCTTCCATCAAAATCCTTGCTTTATCCATGTATTCCGATAAAAATTATTACCTGAGCATGATTGATGCAGGAGCTTGTGGTTTTCTGCTGAAAAATTCCAATTTTGATGAAGTGGAAAAAGCAATTACAGACGTTTGTAACGATAAAAGCTACATATCCATCGAAATCCTGAACGAAATCCTGAAATACCCTGACAAAGCCAGTTTTAACGTTCTTGACAGTGAATTAACTGAACGGGAAACAGAAGTTTTGTTGTTAATCTGCAAAGGGTTAACAAACAGTGAGATTGCAGACAGGTTGGCACTCAGCAAACGAACGGTTGACAAACACCGGGAAAACCTTCTGCTTAAAACCCAATCGAAAAATACGGCCAACCTGGTTATCTATGCCATAAAGAACGGTTTGCTTCAAATCTGA
- a CDS encoding alpha/beta fold hydrolase, with protein MGWDYGEDYYLYFEELFEQTLNKYKRISMTKNWLKTYQGKTIVKGYSNWLGVDLLYRQTKNNYLRMKTNILILLVMATFFPCFSQDTLVALDKGLTTVNYPFEVKFHTFKSQGQDLKMAYVDVLPSNPNGKTVLLMHGKNFSIAYWEQTIKALGKEDFRVIAADQIGFGKSTKPEYYQYSFQQLAQNTKSILDSLKINKIILLGHSMGGMLATRFALSYPEMTDKLILENPIGLEDYKVLTSYQTIDVNYQSELKNTVESYRNYQLKYYYDNTWKPQYDRWLNLLAGWTLHKDYPIVAWNAALTMDMIFTQPVVYEFGNIKCPTLLIIGTRDRTAIGRERAPKNIQSKMGLYNELGKKTQKAIPNSTLVELDNVGHLPHIETFERFIKPLTEFLKK; from the coding sequence ATGGGATGGGATTATGGAGAAGATTATTATTTGTATTTTGAGGAATTATTTGAACAAACATTGAATAAATACAAAAGGATTTCTATGACAAAAAACTGGCTGAAAACCTATCAAGGGAAAACTATTGTTAAAGGTTATTCAAACTGGTTGGGTGTTGATTTATTATACAGACAAACTAAAAACAACTATTTACGTATGAAAACAAATATCTTAATACTTTTAGTGATGGCCACATTTTTTCCATGCTTCTCCCAAGATACATTAGTAGCGTTGGATAAAGGCCTTACGACTGTAAATTACCCTTTTGAGGTCAAATTTCATACGTTTAAATCGCAGGGACAAGACCTGAAAATGGCTTATGTAGATGTGTTGCCATCAAATCCTAATGGAAAAACCGTACTGCTCATGCACGGCAAAAATTTCAGTATAGCTTATTGGGAGCAAACCATAAAGGCGCTGGGTAAAGAAGACTTTCGTGTAATCGCGGCTGACCAGATTGGCTTTGGAAAATCCACCAAACCTGAATACTACCAATACAGCTTTCAGCAGTTGGCCCAAAACACCAAATCAATTCTTGATAGCCTGAAAATCAACAAAATTATTCTATTAGGACATTCGATGGGTGGAATGCTTGCCACAAGATTTGCATTATCTTATCCTGAAATGACAGATAAACTCATTCTGGAAAACCCGATCGGCCTGGAGGATTACAAAGTCCTGACCAGCTATCAAACCATTGACGTTAACTATCAGAGTGAGTTGAAGAACACAGTAGAAAGCTATCGCAACTACCAGTTAAAATATTATTATGATAATACCTGGAAGCCTCAATATGACCGTTGGCTTAACCTTTTAGCTGGTTGGACGTTGCACAAAGATTACCCAATTGTCGCGTGGAATGCAGCCCTGACTATGGATATGATTTTTACCCAGCCTGTAGTGTATGAATTCGGAAACATTAAATGCCCTACACTGCTTATCATCGGTACACGCGACAGGACAGCGATAGGTAGAGAAAGGGCCCCGAAAAACATACAGTCGAAAATGGGGCTTTACAATGAATTAGGAAAGAAAACACAAAAAGCGATACCAAACTCGACATTGGTAGAATTGGATAACGTAGGCCATCTTCCCCATATAGAAACATTTGAAAGATTTATAAAGCCGTTGACTGAATTTTTAAAAAAGTAG
- a CDS encoding PstS family phosphate ABC transporter substrate-binding protein — protein MKKNNFNLILFMAVSILLSACSSSKKKEQTISLSGAFALYPLAIKWSEEYKKENPDIRFNISAGGAGKGMADALSGTVDLGMFSREIAQAEIDKGVWWVAVTKDAVIPTVNAANPVFDILKTRGVTREEFQGLYIDGKYSNWNQLPGITIDQPINVFTRSDACGAAGTWAAYLGGTQEDLKGVGVFGDPGLADAVVKDEKGIGFNNSIYLYDLKTGSKNQGIEVIPIDVNENGKLDAEENFYDTFDQVLAAIATGKYPSPPARELYLVAKGKPTKQATLDFLNWVVTKGQKFVSKAGYVPLTQSKLDEQVAKLDK, from the coding sequence ATGAAAAAGAATAATTTTAATTTAATTTTATTTATGGCTGTGTCCATTCTTTTATCTGCTTGCTCATCAAGCAAAAAGAAAGAACAAACCATCAGTCTCTCCGGGGCATTTGCACTCTATCCGCTGGCCATTAAATGGAGTGAAGAATACAAAAAGGAAAATCCGGATATACGATTTAATATTTCAGCCGGTGGCGCTGGTAAAGGTATGGCCGATGCACTTTCGGGCACGGTTGACCTGGGCATGTTTTCACGCGAAATTGCACAGGCCGAAATCGATAAAGGCGTTTGGTGGGTTGCCGTTACAAAGGATGCCGTTATTCCAACGGTTAATGCTGCCAATCCGGTTTTTGATATTCTGAAAACCAGGGGGGTAACAAGGGAAGAATTCCAGGGGCTGTATATTGATGGAAAGTATTCGAACTGGAACCAGCTACCAGGAATAACTATTGACCAGCCCATTAATGTCTTCACCCGTTCTGATGCCTGTGGCGCTGCCGGTACATGGGCAGCCTACCTTGGAGGGACACAGGAGGATCTGAAGGGAGTGGGTGTGTTTGGCGACCCCGGATTGGCAGATGCTGTGGTAAAAGATGAAAAAGGAATCGGGTTCAATAACTCCATTTATCTGTACGATTTAAAAACAGGAAGTAAGAATCAGGGGATTGAAGTAATTCCGATTGACGTTAACGAAAACGGGAAATTAGATGCGGAAGAAAATTTTTACGACACGTTTGACCAGGTGCTGGCGGCCATTGCTACCGGGAAATACCCTTCGCCACCGGCACGCGAACTTTATTTGGTCGCCAAAGGAAAACCAACAAAACAAGCTACGCTCGATTTTCTAAACTGGGTAGTAACCAAAGGGCAAAAATTTGTATCGAAAGCTGGTTACGTCCCTTTAACACAATCAAAGCTGGATGAACAAGTTGCCAAATTGGATAAATAA
- a CDS encoding sigma-70 family RNA polymerase sigma factor — MNIIEEDLSSWVQMFTDDMFSWALHKVSDSEIAADLVQDTFLAAAEKIDSFKNESSPKTWLFSILNNKIVDHYRKKIKQPVRLESQSFLLFFSEEGDWRENRKPKNWHEQDNASNLLDDQEFQNVLNKCLDALPDQWGICVKLKYLSEKRGDEICQELDISASNYWQIIHRAKLQLRECVEKNWFN, encoded by the coding sequence ATGAACATAATAGAAGAAGACCTTTCCTCCTGGGTTCAGATGTTTACTGACGATATGTTTTCCTGGGCTTTGCATAAAGTGTCAGATTCAGAAATTGCTGCCGATTTGGTTCAGGACACGTTCCTTGCTGCAGCAGAAAAAATCGATTCATTTAAAAATGAAAGTTCGCCAAAAACCTGGCTGTTCAGTATCCTAAACAACAAAATTGTGGATCACTACCGTAAAAAAATAAAACAACCGGTACGACTCGAAAGCCAGTCTTTTTTACTTTTTTTCAGCGAAGAGGGAGATTGGCGGGAAAATCGTAAACCAAAAAACTGGCATGAACAGGATAACGCCTCAAATTTGCTGGATGATCAGGAATTCCAGAATGTACTGAATAAATGTCTCGACGCTTTACCGGACCAATGGGGCATTTGTGTGAAATTAAAATACCTCTCTGAAAAAAGGGGTGACGAGATTTGTCAGGAACTTGATATCTCTGCGTCCAATTACTGGCAAATCATTCACAGGGCAAAACTTCAGTTGAGGGAATGCGTTGAAAAGAATTGGTTTAATTGA
- a CDS encoding porin produces the protein MKKLLFTITLLGVVAFTAKSQTSDDILNVLTQKKLIKASEAGSIRSASKNSSTPVLAGKKIQLSGYTQVRYRSSVESGKADGFDIRRARLGLRGNLSKVWGYRLQFELAGTPKILDAYAEAKLNDCFKFTFGQAKIPFSLENLAGSARLDLIDRSQVVEALVSRGSDVLGNQSGRDIGIQVGGTLVKHENRSLLDYRLGIFNGGGINTADKNDNKDFAARLVVHPIAGLDLGASLYNGKRFVPGQTSGTVTTPSRNVDRNRYGFELAYDYKSLNVTGEYIHGNDGNTDREGYYVKAGYYFVPKKFQFVAKYDFYDPNLDITDNAPAWYVLGGNYYFISNAKLQLNYTIKQEQGTSIDNNLTTLQLQINF, from the coding sequence GTGAAAAAACTACTTTTTACAATCACCCTGCTGGGAGTTGTTGCTTTCACAGCAAAATCGCAAACTTCTGACGACATTTTGAATGTCCTCACGCAGAAAAAACTGATTAAAGCAAGCGAGGCGGGTTCCATCCGCTCTGCCAGTAAAAACAGTTCGACGCCAGTTTTGGCAGGTAAAAAAATACAATTGTCTGGCTATACGCAGGTACGTTATCGTTCGTCCGTTGAATCCGGTAAAGCTGACGGCTTCGATATCCGGCGCGCCCGGCTTGGCCTGAGAGGCAATCTTTCCAAAGTATGGGGCTACCGTTTACAGTTTGAACTGGCCGGGACACCTAAGATTCTTGATGCATATGCTGAAGCGAAGTTGAATGACTGCTTCAAATTCACATTCGGGCAAGCCAAAATTCCCTTCTCGCTGGAAAACCTGGCGGGTTCGGCCAGGCTCGACCTGATTGATCGCTCGCAGGTAGTGGAAGCACTTGTTTCACGGGGAAGCGATGTTTTGGGTAACCAGAGTGGACGGGATATCGGGATCCAGGTTGGAGGAACACTTGTGAAACATGAAAATCGTTCACTGCTTGATTACCGCTTGGGAATCTTTAACGGTGGCGGTATCAACACGGCAGACAAAAATGATAACAAAGACTTTGCAGCACGGCTGGTTGTTCACCCAATAGCAGGATTAGACCTGGGCGCATCCCTGTATAATGGAAAACGCTTTGTTCCCGGACAGACTTCCGGAACGGTGACGACACCCTCCCGCAACGTTGACCGCAACCGTTATGGGTTTGAACTGGCTTACGATTATAAAAGCCTGAATGTGACCGGTGAATACATTCATGGTAATGACGGCAATACTGATCGCGAAGGTTATTATGTGAAGGCTGGGTATTATTTTGTTCCAAAGAAATTTCAGTTTGTAGCTAAATATGATTTTTACGACCCGAACCTGGATATAACTGACAATGCCCCTGCCTGGTACGTTTTAGGAGGCAACTACTATTTTATCAGCAATGCAAAACTTCAACTCAATTACACCATCAAACAGGAACAGGGTACAAGTATTGATAACAACCTGACAACCTTGCAACTTCAAATAAATTTCTAG
- the pstC gene encoding phosphate ABC transporter permease subunit PstC: MNRKRMLTNLLVNIWMQGGLYILLAIPVLIAIGLYWKAAPLLNEHSLADLIFSSKWFPMKGEFGFLPFIFSSFYVTLLAFILSAPLCLFAAIYLTQFSNRRLLNFMLPVIDILAGIPSVVYGVWGILVIVPLVSGRIAPFFGSTSSGYSLLAGGIVLAVMCIPYMLNMLIEVFHTIPVGMKEASLSLGATHWEMVKHVIIRKGFPGIISAFGLGIAKAFGETIAVLMVVGNTLNLTLSPLKPGYPLPALIANNYGEMMSIPDYDSALMFAALLLFVVILIINLFFRYFIHKTEKI, encoded by the coding sequence ATGAACAGAAAAAGGATGTTAACCAATTTATTGGTTAACATCTGGATGCAGGGAGGCCTGTATATTTTACTGGCTATTCCTGTTCTCATTGCCATTGGGTTGTACTGGAAAGCTGCCCCGCTTTTAAATGAACATTCGCTGGCAGACCTGATTTTTTCTTCGAAATGGTTCCCCATGAAAGGTGAATTTGGTTTTTTGCCTTTTATTTTCAGTTCGTTTTATGTAACCCTGCTGGCTTTTATCCTTTCAGCGCCACTATGTTTGTTTGCTGCCATTTATCTTACCCAGTTTAGCAACAGGCGATTGTTGAATTTTATGCTTCCGGTTATCGATATCCTTGCCGGAATTCCATCGGTGGTTTATGGGGTTTGGGGAATTCTTGTAATCGTTCCGTTGGTTTCGGGGCGCATTGCTCCTTTTTTCGGCTCAACCAGCTCTGGTTACAGTTTGCTAGCCGGAGGAATCGTTTTGGCTGTGATGTGTATTCCTTATATGCTGAATATGCTTATCGAAGTTTTCCATACCATTCCGGTGGGGATGAAAGAGGCTTCTCTGTCGCTGGGCGCCACACACTGGGAAATGGTAAAACATGTTATCATCCGAAAGGGCTTCCCCGGAATTATTTCAGCCTTTGGACTGGGAATTGCCAAAGCTTTTGGCGAAACTATTGCCGTTTTAATGGTGGTTGGAAATACACTGAACCTTACACTTTCTCCGCTAAAACCGGGTTATCCGTTACCAGCACTAATTGCCAATAATTACGGCGAAATGATGTCGATTCCCGATTACGACTCGGCGCTTATGTTTGCCGCATTGCTCTTATTTGTTGTGATTTTAATTATCAACCTGTTTTTCAGGTATTTTATTCACAAAACCGAAAAAATATGA